In Stegostoma tigrinum isolate sSteTig4 chromosome 33, sSteTig4.hap1, whole genome shotgun sequence, one genomic interval encodes:
- the LOC132206182 gene encoding negative elongation factor E-like — protein sequence RQRERGRERDRQTDRQRDSRERDRRRERDRRRERDRRRERDRRRDREKEEVR from the exons agacagagagagagagggagagagagagacagacagacagacagacagcgagatagc agagagCGTGACAGACGGAGAGAGCGTGACAGACGGAGAGAGCGTGACAGACGGAGAGAGCGtgacagacggagagacagggagaaagaggaagtgaga